In Thermoplasmata archaeon, a single genomic region encodes these proteins:
- a CDS encoding MFS transporter: MPAPTQRSRLQALALTSLAHATNDGMVIFVSFAADFLAQARGAPPLEATALLVLFNGASAVLSLVVGRWADRSGRPGTLIGVGMGLLSAGLLGFYLALVYADGLALIGAVVASSLLAGLGSAFYHPLGATILQSTYEDATRGRALGANGSIGSVGRALYPSLFFLVPILATDYDRFAVFAALGFAVSGILWAGLRGWRSPSRPRVEDPLPTQGGEHTLRSAATRGAVLLTVVVFVRSMATQGIVSFLPIYISHVQGAGLTSVLGDTVTTMYVPAIFGQPVFGWLVDRFDRRLVLGLSSLASGMSILGYLFSGGWASLAFLALFGLFTFSGFPLFLSLAADYVPRDKASLGNAIVWGAGASGGSVAGPLVAGAIIASNYALLGLAFEVLAGVALVSAVGTALLPRASTRRLPRGVD; the protein is encoded by the coding sequence TTGCCTGCCCCGACCCAGAGGAGCCGCCTGCAAGCTCTCGCCCTCACGTCGTTGGCCCACGCGACGAACGACGGCATGGTCATCTTCGTCTCCTTCGCCGCGGACTTCTTGGCCCAAGCGCGGGGCGCTCCCCCGCTCGAGGCGACCGCGTTGCTGGTCCTGTTCAACGGAGCCTCGGCCGTCCTCAGTCTCGTCGTCGGCCGTTGGGCGGATCGCAGCGGGCGGCCCGGAACGCTCATCGGGGTGGGGATGGGCCTTCTGTCCGCCGGCCTCCTCGGATTCTACCTGGCCCTCGTGTACGCGGACGGCCTTGCGCTGATCGGCGCCGTCGTGGCGTCCTCCCTGCTCGCAGGGCTCGGGAGTGCGTTCTACCATCCCCTGGGCGCGACGATTCTCCAGTCGACCTACGAGGACGCGACGAGGGGCCGGGCGCTCGGGGCCAACGGATCCATCGGGAGCGTGGGCCGTGCCCTCTACCCGTCCCTGTTCTTTCTCGTCCCGATCCTCGCGACGGACTACGACCGGTTCGCGGTCTTCGCGGCGCTCGGATTCGCCGTGTCGGGAATCCTCTGGGCGGGCCTCCGAGGGTGGCGGTCGCCAAGCCGACCGCGGGTCGAGGATCCCCTCCCGACGCAAGGCGGGGAACACACGCTCCGAAGCGCCGCGACCCGGGGCGCGGTCCTCCTGACCGTCGTCGTGTTCGTGCGTTCCATGGCGACCCAAGGCATCGTCAGCTTCCTTCCAATCTACATCAGCCACGTCCAGGGGGCGGGCCTCACGTCGGTCCTGGGCGACACGGTCACCACGATGTACGTGCCCGCGATCTTCGGGCAGCCCGTCTTCGGCTGGCTCGTGGACCGCTTCGACCGGCGACTCGTCCTCGGACTCAGCTCGTTGGCCTCCGGGATGTCCATCCTCGGGTATCTGTTCTCGGGAGGATGGGCGTCCCTTGCGTTCCTCGCCCTCTTCGGCCTCTTCACGTTCAGCGGCTTCCCGCTGTTCCTCTCCCTGGCGGCCGACTACGTCCCCCGAGACAAGGCGTCGTTGGGAAACGCGATCGTGTGGGGTGCCGGAGCCTCCGGCGGAAGCGTGGCGGGTCCCCTGGTGGCCGGAGCAATCATCGCGTCCAACTACGCGCTCCTAGGCCTCGCGTTCGAGGTACTCGCCGGGGTGGCCCTCGTCTCCGCGGTCGGCACTGCGCTCCTGCCGCGCGCCTCGACGCGTAGACTTCCACGCGGGGTCGACTAG